Part of the Acidobacteriota bacterium genome is shown below.
ACGCGATCGGGCCATGGTCGCCCGCTGGCCGCGTCGCGAAGCTCTGACGGTCCGATATTGCGCCCATGCCTCACGTATTGCACTCCGGCCTCGGTGACGACGACGGCCGGGAACTCTTGTAGCAGCGTGTCGAGGGGGATCATCCGCGTCAGCAGGGTCTCCCGCTGATCCGGCACAGCATCCAGCGTCACCGCCGAATCCAGGCCGAACGCTCCGCTTCGTGTCCGGCGAAGGCTCTCAACAGAGGCTCCCGTTCCCAGTGAGACGCCCATGTCGTGGGCGAGCGACCGGACGTAGAAGCCCGCTGAACACGTGAGACGGATGTCGACCAGGTCGCCCTCCATTCCCACGACCTCCGCCTGGTGGAGCGTGACAGCCGACGCCTGGAGCTCGACGGCGATCCCGCGCCGGGCCCGCTCATACGCCCGAACCCCCTCGGTCATCTTGGCCGAATACGCGGGCGGAACCTGCATCAGGGGGCCGACAAGACCTCTGAGTGTGGCGGCGACGGCCTCGGCTGATGGCCGAATACTTCCAGCGGGAGCCTCGAAGGTGACCGATCCGGTCACGTCGTAGGAATCAGTGGCGCGTCCCAGGCGAATCCTGGCGTCGTACTCCTTGTCGGCGCCAGAATAGAACTGGGCGAGGCGCGTGGCCTGCCCGACCACAAGCGGAAGCACACCCGTCGCAAACGGATCGAGCGTCCCGGTGTGTCCGATCTTCAGGTTTCGCAAAGTCCGTCGCACGACCGCGACGACGTCGTGCGAGGACATGCCGGCGGGCTTGTCGAGAACCAGCATGCCGCCACGGTCGGCTGTCTGTTTCGGGGCCGTCGGTCGCTCCACAGAAGAACCCAACTCTTGTTGCGGGTTGAAGCGATCCGTCACTGGCCTGGTTCGGCCGCCGGGAGGGGGGCCAACTCTGGCACGAGGCGTGCCAGCACGGTCTCGCGAACGTGGGGCAGATCGCCGGCAATCGTGCAGCCCGCCGCGTTCCGGTGCCCGCCGCCCGCGAAACTGCGCGCGAC
Proteins encoded:
- the truB gene encoding tRNA pseudouridine(55) synthase TruB, which gives rise to MERPTAPKQTADRGGMLVLDKPAGMSSHDVVAVVRRTLRNLKIGHTGTLDPFATGVLPLVVGQATRLAQFYSGADKEYDARIRLGRATDSYDVTGSVTFEAPAGSIRPSAEAVAATLRGLVGPLMQVPPAYSAKMTEGVRAYERARRGIAVELQASAVTLHQAEVVGMEGDLVDIRLTCSAGFYVRSLAHDMGVSLGTGASVESLRRTRSGAFGLDSAVTLDAVPDQRETLLTRMIPLDTLLQEFPAVVVTEAGVQYVRHGRNIGPSELRDAASGRPWPDRVRLVGPDGALLAIAEPAPGPVLHPAVVVM